Proteins from one Ahaetulla prasina isolate Xishuangbanna chromosome 2, ASM2864084v1, whole genome shotgun sequence genomic window:
- the LOC131192340 gene encoding major histocompatibility complex class I-related gene protein-like isoform X2 → MAVCRVSKGEEYSPSPSGDLSGLHTWQAVLGCELGEDGSKGGFLHYGYDGMDFISFDKETLRWVAAQPQAEKVKEMWEDDTRRSQRNIIYLEETCIQMMQKYLPYQKESLKKTEPPVGKVNCKVVDDSLEVLICQAFGFYPKEILATWTRDEEVCEYETLHRNVVPNSDGTYYVWLSIEIDPKERDRFQCHLEHEGLQEPLVLALKEETARPRWSLFGIVAVMILGLWILFLRCWWKRLRKNLYQEVTSLHLPQIHLSPSMDGTEDEMKSQTLPQPKTTSEHKASDGPRRIGRDLEITVLSLHRQEGKEPPAWKTWTCYPKAKIKARSKSKPTKALQNIRSKPKDPAALEGEPGFIYNVIHCKDCNSQYVG, encoded by the exons ATGGCAGTTTGCAGGGTATCTAAGGGAGAGGAATACTCTCCCTCACCATCTGGGGATCTTTCAGGTCTTCACACCTGGCAGGCGGTTTTGGGCTGCGAGCTCGGGGAAGACGGGAGCAAAGGAGGGTTTTTGCACTACGGCTACGACGGGATGGACTTCATCAGCTTCGACAAGGAAACCCTCAGATGGGTGGCAGCCCAGCCCCAGGCCGAGAAAGTCAAGGAGATGTGGGAAGATGATACAAGGAGGTCCCAGAGGAATATAATCTACCTTGAGGAGACATGCATTCAGATGATGCAGAAATACCTGCCCTACCAGAAGGAGTCTCTGAAGAAGACAG AGCCTCCGGTGGGGAAGGTGAATTGTAAGGTGGTCGATGACAGCCTGGAGGTCCTCATCTGCCAGGCCTTTGGCTTCTACCCCAAGGAGATCCTGGCCACCTGGACAAGAGACGAAGAGGTCTGCGAGTATGAGACCCTCCATAGGAACGTGGTCCCCAACTCAGACGGGACCTATTATGTCTGGCTCAGCattgagatcgaccccaaggagaGGGACCGTTTTCAGTGTCACCTGGAGCACGAGGGCTTGCAGGAGCCCCTGGTCTTGGCCTTGAAGGAGGAAACAG CTAGACCACGGTGGAGTCTTTTCGGAATTGTCGCCGTCATGATCTTGGGACTTTGGATTCTCTTCCTGAGAT GCTGGTGGAAGAGACTCAGAAAAAATCTATATCAGGAAGTAACATCCTTGCATCTTCCACAAATCCATCTTTCTCCCTCTATGGATGGTACAGAAGATGAGATGAAATCACAGACTTTGCCCCAACCTAAAACAACATCAGAG CACAAGGCATCCGATGGACCGCGGAGGATAGGGCGTGATCTAGAAATCACTGTGTTGTCATTGCACAGGCAAGAAGGAAAGGAACCTCCAGCATGGAAAACTTGGACGTGTTATCCGAAAGCCAAGATCAAAGCAAGATCTAAGTCCAAACCAAcgaaagccctccaaaacatccgaagtaaaccaaaagacccagcagccCTAGAAGGAGAACCAGGATTCATCTACAACGTCATACACTGTAAGGACTGCAACAGCCAGTATGTAGgataa
- the LOC131192340 gene encoding zinc-alpha-2-glycoprotein-like isoform X1, whose amino-acid sequence MPLHRTPLLLLWAGLGSFVPGSRCGSSRHSLCFSYLKVSESSRGLPQFLSMVHLDDQPIARYDNHTSKMEPLVPWMGAKEATIPVALERAFRADLEQLSKLSRQTRGLHTWQAVLGCELGEDGSKGGFLHYGYDGMDFISFDKETLRWVAAQPQAEKVKEMWEDDTRRSQRNIIYLEETCIQMMQKYLPYQKESLKKTEPPVGKVNCKVVDDSLEVLICQAFGFYPKEILATWTRDEEVCEYETLHRNVVPNSDGTYYVWLSIEIDPKERDRFQCHLEHEGLQEPLVLALKEETARPRWSLFGIVAVMILGLWILFLRCWWKRLRKNLYQEVTSLHLPQIHLSPSMDGTEDEMKSQTLPQPKTTSEHKASDGPRRIGRDLEITVLSLHRQEGKEPPAWKTWTCYPKAKIKARSKSKPTKALQNIRSKPKDPAALEGEPGFIYNVIHCKDCNSQYVG is encoded by the exons ATGCCGCTGCACCggacgcccctcttgctcctgtGGGCTGGGCTGGGGTCCTTCGTGCCGGGGAGCCGCTGCG GCTCCTCCAGGCACTCCCTGTGCTTTTCCTACCTGAAGGTGTCAGAATCCAGCCGGGGGCTGCCCCAGTTCCTCTCCATGGTCCACCTGGATGATCAGCCCATCGCTCGATATGACAACCACACCAGCAAGATGGAACCTCTGGTGCCCTGGATGGGAGCAAAGGAGGCAACAATCCCTGTGGCCCTTGAAAGGGCATTCAGGGCTGACCTGGAGCAGCTATCAAAACTCAGCCGCCAGACTAGAG GTCTTCACACCTGGCAGGCGGTTTTGGGCTGCGAGCTCGGGGAAGACGGGAGCAAAGGAGGGTTTTTGCACTACGGCTACGACGGGATGGACTTCATCAGCTTCGACAAGGAAACCCTCAGATGGGTGGCAGCCCAGCCCCAGGCCGAGAAAGTCAAGGAGATGTGGGAAGATGATACAAGGAGGTCCCAGAGGAATATAATCTACCTTGAGGAGACATGCATTCAGATGATGCAGAAATACCTGCCCTACCAGAAGGAGTCTCTGAAGAAGACAG AGCCTCCGGTGGGGAAGGTGAATTGTAAGGTGGTCGATGACAGCCTGGAGGTCCTCATCTGCCAGGCCTTTGGCTTCTACCCCAAGGAGATCCTGGCCACCTGGACAAGAGACGAAGAGGTCTGCGAGTATGAGACCCTCCATAGGAACGTGGTCCCCAACTCAGACGGGACCTATTATGTCTGGCTCAGCattgagatcgaccccaaggagaGGGACCGTTTTCAGTGTCACCTGGAGCACGAGGGCTTGCAGGAGCCCCTGGTCTTGGCCTTGAAGGAGGAAACAG CTAGACCACGGTGGAGTCTTTTCGGAATTGTCGCCGTCATGATCTTGGGACTTTGGATTCTCTTCCTGAGAT GCTGGTGGAAGAGACTCAGAAAAAATCTATATCAGGAAGTAACATCCTTGCATCTTCCACAAATCCATCTTTCTCCCTCTATGGATGGTACAGAAGATGAGATGAAATCACAGACTTTGCCCCAACCTAAAACAACATCAGAG CACAAGGCATCCGATGGACCGCGGAGGATAGGGCGTGATCTAGAAATCACTGTGTTGTCATTGCACAGGCAAGAAGGAAAGGAACCTCCAGCATGGAAAACTTGGACGTGTTATCCGAAAGCCAAGATCAAAGCAAGATCTAAGTCCAAACCAAcgaaagccctccaaaacatccgaagtaaaccaaaagacccagcagccCTAGAAGGAGAACCAGGATTCATCTACAACGTCATACACTGTAAGGACTGCAACAGCCAGTATGTAGgataa